One genomic region from Pseudoduganella dura encodes:
- a CDS encoding hybrid sensor histidine kinase/response regulator, producing MILSTGASPSEADLLRAMLEAKEELRRSREWASDVLESIGEGVAVVDGAWTITYINGRGAHMLGAAATAPGALAGRDLWQAFPDLAGTPLEARLRQAIDQGEPAIFELHHAPSRRWLEVRTCPSPQGLTCTLQDIDDRRRHDRALRENSNRLQVAMAAGRLGEWTWDAGTDVVTLGRRAAEIFELPEETPTTWRALQDRIVPDDRAAAREAFVEAFVAHRDFDIECRIDAGSGNGGDGGTRWVSVVGHGNYGDGDQLLGMTGMVQDITARRAAEEALKSSEAQLRALADSIPQLAWIANADGRMTWYNRRWNEYTGLTSDDLGGEDWSQVYDPECIPAMTQHWKRSIETGGPFEMEFPIRGADGHYRWFLTRANPVRGADGRMMRWFGTSTDVDQVKRAQEALRDETAVLELLNSTGNALARHRDLQPLLQEVTDAATRISGARFGTFFYDCSGDGAELHRGERGHIDAYRGPALTPFTLSGQPPPLFHNLTPEHATALFGDTLRGAGITRCGDLLRHPECAPALRHEQAALLRSFLAAPVMSRDGSVIGTLLFGHPEPDMFSDRTERIIGGIAAQAGVAIDNARLNEAARRAAEERIALLDSERNARAEAERSSQMKDEFLATLSHELRTPLTAILGWSQVLRRGGRGEADLQKGLQTIERNARAQAQLIEDLLDMSRIMSGKILLDIGAVAPAAVADAAIDTVRPAAAGKNIVIERGFQPCGTVAADAGRLQQVLWNLLSNAIKFTPQDGTVRIGVREAGGHAEIVVADTGIGIGHEFLAHVFEHFRQADSSTTRRHGGLGLGLSIVRHLVEQHGGTVAATSAGEGRGATFTVRLPLAARVPGAERPGRASPPAGEQRATTAGDLSDLGGLRVLIVDDEPDTRELIKRVLSDCNAEVVTADSAQAALSLLPRWQPDLLLSDIGMPEMDGFELLAQVRALGQEAGGNVPAIALTAFARAEDRLRTLAAGFTDHIAKPVEPLELVAAVALAAARRRGQPS from the coding sequence ATGATCCTCTCCACCGGGGCCTCCCCTTCCGAAGCAGACCTGCTGCGCGCCATGCTGGAGGCGAAGGAAGAACTGCGCCGCTCGCGCGAGTGGGCCAGCGACGTGCTGGAGAGCATCGGCGAAGGCGTCGCGGTCGTCGACGGCGCCTGGACGATCACCTACATCAACGGCCGCGGCGCCCATATGCTGGGCGCCGCGGCGACCGCGCCCGGCGCGCTGGCGGGCCGCGACCTGTGGCAGGCATTCCCGGATCTGGCCGGCACGCCGCTCGAAGCGCGGCTGCGCCAGGCGATAGACCAGGGCGAGCCGGCCATCTTCGAGCTGCACCACGCCCCTTCGCGCCGCTGGCTCGAGGTGCGCACCTGCCCGTCGCCGCAGGGCCTGACCTGCACGCTGCAGGACATCGATGACCGCCGGCGGCACGATCGAGCGCTGCGCGAAAACAGCAATCGGCTGCAGGTGGCGATGGCAGCCGGCCGGCTGGGTGAATGGACGTGGGATGCCGGCACGGACGTGGTGACGCTGGGCCGCCGCGCCGCCGAGATCTTCGAACTGCCCGAGGAAACGCCGACCACGTGGCGCGCGCTGCAGGACCGCATCGTGCCCGACGACCGCGCGGCCGCGCGCGAGGCGTTCGTCGAAGCATTCGTGGCGCACCGCGATTTCGACATCGAATGCAGGATCGATGCCGGCAGCGGCAACGGCGGCGATGGCGGCACGCGCTGGGTGTCCGTTGTCGGCCACGGCAATTACGGCGACGGCGACCAGTTGCTCGGCATGACCGGCATGGTGCAGGACATTACCGCCCGTCGCGCCGCCGAAGAGGCGCTGAAGAGCAGCGAGGCGCAATTGCGCGCGCTGGCCGACTCGATCCCCCAGCTGGCCTGGATCGCCAACGCCGACGGCCGCATGACGTGGTACAACCGCCGCTGGAACGAATACACGGGGCTCACGAGCGACGACCTGGGCGGCGAGGACTGGAGCCAGGTCTACGATCCCGAGTGCATTCCGGCGATGACGCAGCACTGGAAGCGGTCGATCGAGACGGGCGGGCCGTTCGAGATGGAATTCCCGATCCGCGGCGCGGACGGCCACTACCGCTGGTTCCTGACCCGAGCCAATCCCGTGCGCGGGGCCGATGGCCGCATGATGCGCTGGTTCGGCACCAGCACCGATGTCGATCAGGTCAAGCGCGCCCAGGAAGCGCTGCGCGACGAGACGGCCGTGCTGGAACTGCTCAACAGCACCGGCAATGCGCTGGCCCGGCACCGCGACCTGCAGCCGCTGCTGCAGGAAGTGACGGATGCCGCCACCCGCATCAGCGGAGCGCGCTTCGGCACCTTCTTCTACGACTGCTCCGGCGACGGCGCCGAGCTGCACCGCGGCGAACGCGGGCACATCGACGCGTACCGGGGCCCGGCGCTGACGCCATTCACGCTATCGGGCCAGCCGCCGCCGCTGTTCCACAATCTGACGCCCGAGCATGCCACGGCCCTGTTCGGCGACACGCTGCGCGGCGCCGGCATCACGCGCTGCGGCGACCTGCTGCGCCACCCGGAATGCGCTCCTGCGTTGCGGCACGAGCAGGCCGCGCTGCTGCGCAGCTTCCTGGCCGCGCCGGTGATGTCGCGCGATGGCAGCGTCATCGGTACGCTGCTGTTCGGGCACCCCGAGCCGGACATGTTCAGCGACCGCACCGAGCGGATCATCGGCGGCATCGCCGCCCAGGCGGGCGTGGCGATCGACAATGCCCGGCTCAACGAGGCGGCGCGCCGGGCCGCCGAGGAACGCATCGCCCTGCTCGACAGCGAGCGCAACGCGCGCGCCGAGGCCGAGCGGTCGAGCCAGATGAAGGATGAATTCCTCGCCACGCTGTCGCACGAACTGCGCACGCCGCTGACGGCCATCCTCGGCTGGTCGCAGGTGCTGCGGCGCGGCGGCCGGGGCGAGGCCGACCTGCAGAAGGGCCTGCAGACGATCGAGCGCAACGCGCGCGCCCAGGCCCAGCTGATCGAGGACCTGCTGGACATGAGCCGCATCATGTCCGGCAAGATCCTGCTCGACATCGGCGCCGTCGCCCCGGCGGCGGTGGCCGATGCGGCGATCGACACGGTGCGCCCGGCCGCGGCGGGCAAGAATATCGTCATCGAACGCGGCTTCCAGCCGTGTGGCACGGTGGCCGCCGATGCGGGCCGGCTTCAGCAGGTGCTGTGGAACCTGCTGTCGAACGCGATCAAGTTCACGCCCCAGGACGGCACGGTACGCATCGGCGTGCGCGAGGCCGGTGGCCATGCCGAAATCGTCGTGGCCGATACCGGCATCGGCATCGGCCACGAATTCCTCGCCCATGTGTTCGAACATTTCCGCCAGGCCGATTCGTCGACCACGCGCCGGCACGGCGGCCTGGGGCTGGGGCTGTCGATCGTGCGCCACCTGGTCGAACAGCACGGCGGCACCGTGGCGGCCACCAGCGCCGGCGAAGGCCGCGGTGCAACATTTACCGTGCGTCTGCCGCTGGCGGCACGCGTTCCCGGCGCCGAACGCCCCGGCCGCGCATCGCCACCGGCCGGCGAACAGCGCGCGACCACCGCGGGCGATCTCAGCGACCTGGGCGGACTGCGCGTGCTGATCGTCGACGACGAGCCCGATACCCGCGAGCTGATCAAGCGCGTGTTGTCAGATTGCAACGCCGAAGTCGTCACGGCCGACAGTGCGCAGGCTGCGCTGTCGTTGTTGCCTCGCTGGCAACCCGACCTGCTGCTTTCCGATATCGGCATGCCCGAAATGGATGGCTTCGAACTGCTGGCCCAGGTACGCGCGCTGGGCCAGGAGGCCGGCGGCAATGTGCCGGCGATCGCCCTGACAGCTTTCGCCCGTGCCGAAGACCGGCTCCGCACGCTGGCTGCGGGCTTCACGGATCACATTGCCAAGCCGGTCGAGCCCCTCGAACTGGTTGCCGCGGTGGCCCTGGCCGCGGCGCGGCGGCGCGGCCAACCTTCCTGA
- a CDS encoding diguanylate cyclase domain-containing protein — MPSPDEILNAKILVVDDCADNVDLMLEILREAGYANVTATMLPDQVCALHRQHNYDLILLDLQMPGLNGFQVMKGLKEIEQEGYLPVLALTAQPSFKIAALEAGARDFISKPFDLLEVHKRIHNMLEVRLLYKELAQYSKRQQELALHDPLTGLPNRRLLEDRIETTVQHALRNGRKAAVMYLDLDGFKPINDTHGHAYGDEILKLVAQRLVGSSRKEDTVARVGGDEFVIVLGDVGGLGDAREPASKLIEVVSEPYVVNGITLRLSTSIGIALFPDDAESVGDLIHAADNALYDAKRSGKNRFCSAPGSTAVASAASAPIPHQMKSVATTV; from the coding sequence ATGCCCAGCCCGGATGAGATCCTGAATGCCAAGATTCTGGTCGTGGACGACTGCGCGGACAACGTCGATCTGATGCTCGAGATCCTCCGTGAAGCCGGCTACGCGAACGTCACGGCCACCATGCTGCCCGACCAGGTCTGCGCGCTGCACCGGCAGCATAATTATGATCTGATCCTGCTGGACCTGCAGATGCCCGGCCTGAACGGGTTCCAGGTCATGAAGGGCCTGAAGGAAATCGAACAGGAAGGCTATCTTCCCGTGCTGGCGCTGACGGCGCAGCCGAGCTTCAAGATCGCCGCGCTCGAAGCGGGCGCGCGCGATTTCATCAGCAAGCCGTTCGATCTGCTCGAGGTGCACAAGCGCATCCACAACATGCTCGAAGTGCGGCTCCTGTACAAGGAACTGGCCCAATACAGCAAGCGCCAGCAGGAACTGGCGCTGCACGATCCGCTGACGGGGCTGCCGAACCGCCGCCTGCTGGAAGACCGCATCGAGACCACCGTCCAGCATGCCCTGCGCAACGGGCGCAAGGCGGCCGTGATGTACCTCGATCTCGATGGCTTCAAGCCCATCAACGATACCCATGGCCATGCCTATGGCGACGAGATCCTGAAACTCGTGGCCCAGCGGCTGGTCGGTTCGTCGCGCAAGGAAGACACGGTGGCCCGCGTGGGCGGCGACGAGTTCGTCATCGTGCTGGGCGATGTGGGCGGCCTCGGCGATGCCCGCGAACCGGCATCGAAGCTGATCGAAGTGGTCTCGGAACCGTATGTCGTCAACGGCATCACGCTGCGGCTGTCGACCTCGATCGGCATCGCGCTGTTCCCCGACGACGCCGAATCGGTCGGCGACCTGATCCATGCGGCCGACAATGCGCTGTACGATGCCAAGCGTTCCGGCAAGAACCGCTTCTGCTCGGCACCCGGCAGCACCGCCGTGGCCAGCGCGGCGAGCGCCCCGATTCCGCACCAGATGAAGAGCGTCGCGACCACGGTCTGA
- a CDS encoding response regulator: protein MAKVDKPKILVVNDDANSLFALTSLLAQWAEQESYEVIAARSGEEALRQVLMHDFAVILLDVNMPGMDGFETAEAIHQRARSANIPIIFITAFVADELDRLKAYQKGAADFLFTPVIPQILHAKISVFVALAVKNEELKRQARQLSQRTTDLISSNKRLLQEIEERKVAERQNHAKDEFLAMLGHELRNPLSAISSAASLIGLPGVTGDAATRAKKIIQRQSQHLGRIVDDLLDLSRAMSGKILLNRAPVDVAALIRNCLETYRTTGRTADYEVHVELESGWVDGDVTRLEQIFSNLLDNALKYTPPGGTVDIFLEVEEDDIVLTVHDTGVGIPPELLPHVFDVFVQGTSTLDRAQGGLGIGLALVRRLAELHGGGVEADSAGPGEGSTFLIRLPRIERITEPNPQIMDTNEQAKPTVLLIEDNDDGREMMAMMLSCYGYEVRHAADGLQGLAVAHEYRPGVALVDIGLPGIDGYEVARRLRGDPEMQHIRLIALTGYGLAEDQRRVLEAGFDMHLVKPVDIDSLMKAIANLTGGTPATAATAALRP, encoded by the coding sequence GTGGCCAAAGTAGACAAACCGAAAATTCTCGTCGTCAACGACGATGCCAACAGCCTGTTCGCCCTCACGAGCTTGCTGGCACAATGGGCTGAGCAGGAATCGTATGAAGTGATCGCCGCGCGCAGCGGCGAAGAGGCATTGCGGCAGGTGCTGATGCACGACTTCGCCGTGATCCTGCTCGACGTGAACATGCCCGGCATGGATGGTTTCGAAACCGCCGAGGCGATCCACCAGCGCGCCCGCTCGGCCAACATCCCGATCATTTTCATCACCGCTTTCGTGGCGGACGAACTCGACCGCCTGAAGGCTTACCAGAAAGGCGCGGCGGACTTCCTGTTCACGCCGGTGATTCCACAGATCCTGCACGCGAAGATTTCGGTTTTCGTGGCGCTGGCCGTGAAGAACGAGGAGCTGAAGAGGCAGGCACGCCAGCTGAGCCAGCGCACCACCGATCTCATCAGCAGCAACAAGCGGCTGCTGCAGGAGATCGAGGAACGCAAGGTCGCCGAGCGGCAGAACCATGCGAAGGACGAGTTCCTGGCGATGCTGGGCCATGAATTGCGCAACCCGCTGTCGGCGATCAGCAGCGCCGCTTCGCTGATCGGCCTGCCGGGCGTGACGGGAGACGCGGCCACGCGCGCAAAAAAGATCATCCAGCGGCAGAGCCAGCACCTGGGCCGCATCGTCGACGACCTGCTCGACCTGTCGCGCGCGATGTCCGGCAAGATCCTGCTGAACCGCGCGCCGGTGGACGTGGCGGCGCTGATCCGCAACTGCCTGGAAACCTACCGCACCACGGGCCGCACGGCCGATTACGAGGTGCATGTGGAACTGGAAAGCGGCTGGGTGGACGGCGACGTGACACGGCTCGAACAGATTTTCTCGAACCTGCTCGACAACGCACTGAAATACACGCCGCCGGGCGGCACGGTCGACATCTTCCTGGAAGTGGAAGAAGATGACATCGTGCTCACCGTCCATGATACCGGCGTGGGCATTCCGCCCGAGCTGCTGCCGCACGTGTTCGATGTGTTCGTGCAGGGCACGAGCACGCTGGACCGGGCCCAAGGCGGGCTCGGCATTGGCTTGGCGCTGGTGCGCCGCCTGGCCGAACTGCACGGCGGCGGCGTGGAAGCCGACAGCGCCGGCCCCGGCGAGGGCAGCACTTTCCTGATCCGCCTCCCCCGCATCGAACGCATTACCGAACCCAACCCGCAAATCATGGACACGAACGAACAGGCCAAACCCACTGTACTGCTGATTGAAGACAACGACGACGGCCGCGAAATGATGGCAATGATGCTGTCGTGCTACGGCTACGAAGTGCGCCATGCCGCCGACGGCCTGCAAGGCCTCGCGGTCGCGCACGAATACCGCCCCGGTGTGGCGCTGGTCGATATCGGCCTGCCCGGCATCGATGGCTACGAGGTGGCGCGGCGCCTGCGCGGCGATCCGGAAATGCAGCATATCCGCCTCATCGCACTGACGGGCTACGGCCTGGCCGAAGACCAGCGCCGCGTCCTGGAAGCGGGCTTCGACATGCACCTGGTGAAACCGGTCGACATCGACAGCCTGATGAAGGCGATCGCCAACTTGACGGGCGGGACACCGGCAACGGCCGCCACCGCCGCGCTCAGGCCGTGA
- a CDS encoding hemerythrin domain-containing protein yields the protein MSATAKPRDAVALLKQDHAEVKAMFEQYEALGDRAFSSKQKLAEKICLELTKHAIAEEEIFYPAVRADADDAEDLVDEATVEHASAKDLIAQIHAMDPHDDLYDAKVKVLGEYIEHHVEEEEKEMFPAAKKAGIDLLALGAQIQARKDEIDEIPLAPVPGKVVYSNQPAA from the coding sequence ATGAGTGCCACAGCCAAGCCACGTGATGCCGTTGCCCTGCTGAAGCAGGACCATGCCGAAGTCAAGGCGATGTTCGAGCAGTACGAAGCACTGGGTGACCGCGCCTTTTCCAGCAAGCAGAAACTGGCCGAGAAGATTTGCCTGGAACTGACGAAGCATGCGATCGCCGAGGAAGAGATCTTCTACCCGGCCGTGCGCGCCGATGCGGACGATGCCGAGGACCTGGTCGATGAAGCGACCGTCGAGCATGCGTCGGCGAAGGACCTGATAGCCCAGATCCACGCCATGGATCCGCACGACGACCTGTACGATGCGAAAGTGAAAGTGCTCGGCGAATACATCGAGCACCACGTCGAGGAAGAGGAGAAGGAGATGTTCCCTGCGGCGAAGAAGGCGGGTATCGACCTGCTTGCCCTCGGCGCCCAGATCCAGGCACGCAAGGATGAGATCGACGAGATTCCGCTGGCGCCGGTGCCGGGCAAGGTGGTCTACTCGAACCAGCCCGCGGCCTGA